In a single window of the Hippocampus zosterae strain Florida chromosome 6, ASM2543408v3, whole genome shotgun sequence genome:
- the fancc gene encoding LOW QUALITY PROTEIN: Fanconi anemia group C protein (The sequence of the model RefSeq protein was modified relative to this genomic sequence to represent the inferred CDS: inserted 1 base in 1 codon), producing the protein MALVQQTEMQSWLDKIEAWGQARGVDVQRDTCVHLCSLRDFLQRLFMHVEGMSSTTETMKAMPSLGQILGRLCWNPVVTADDKSRALIFQCLWELYSEHPANALERKANQWIQKLLCQLTTEEDESASDFLLKHLDLSPTRYHNQVLRKVVARLQEDVGKSCNSSGHVNERCSCDRIVSTCVACVPLVTCPEVAPLLEALLQRPLTCAQATLTNDFLDAVSAAYRSGSLSLENRAVVALWCHSLPSLEEAMLGLLESTVFADTPLSPQQLEQQIAQSLLPQACAQHCSIFLVASDIFRSVLKKQEDRSCVRDFIQSFTSCFYRELTLLPTQTHLKAFFPHSPPNLLLPLLTQPPEASGEARRRHLNWLSNLLRRLTEGEEEAGGSGSDGVGVVFEAWXVLVQCSHWVHEALRLLATTEPRDCHPLLWLLTFYHHPTNRGHHRNQHLVNVRQVWEQMRILFSAAHLDAAEPRAALLAVISTGARRPSPSLILGLVVNCAVFSRQSHGVSARIVRTVAAASGSVSEALRVLSLLERRLSTGSGSGPSSSDNHAASVRIHQLQNALATPALPPRQLNLPQSGVTHLSHSPS; encoded by the exons AGTTCCACAACAGAGACTATGAAGGCGATGCCTTCTCTCGGCCAGATTCTGGGCCGCTTGTGCTGGAACCCTGTTGTCACTGCTGATG atAAAAGCAGAGCGCTGATATTTCAATGTCTGTGGGAGCTGTACTCCGAGCATCCAGCCAATGCTTTAGAAAGAAAGGCTAACCAGTGGATACAG AAACTGTTGTGTCAACTTACCACCGAAGAGGATGAATCGGCATCGGATTTTTTGCTGAAACATTTAGACTTGTCGCCGACACGGTACCATAACCAAGTCCTCCGAAAG GTGGTGGCACGGTTGCAGGAAGACGTCGGAAAAAGCTGCAATTCATCGGGACACGTAAATGAGAG GTGTTCATGTGATAGGATTGTGTCCACATGCGTGGCTTGCGTTCCCCTGGTGACTTGCCCCGAAGTCGCTCCTCTTCTTGAAGCCTTGCTGCAGCGTCCACTCACATGTGCGCAAGCAACTCTCACCAATGACTTCTTGGATGCTGTCAGCGCCGCCTATCGCAG cGGTTCCTTGTCACTGGAGAATCGGGCTGTCGTGGCCCTGTGGTGTCACAGCCTGCCCAGCCTGGAGGAGGCGATGCTCGGTCTGCTGGAGTCTACCGTCTTCGCTGACACGCCGCTGTCACCGCAGCAGCTCGAGCAACAAATAGCGCAGTCGCTACTG CCTCAGGCCTGCGCTCAACATTGCTCCATCTTCTTGGTGGCGAGTGACATCTTCAG GTCCGTCCTCAAGAAACAGGAGGATCGATCGTGCGTGAGGGATTTCATCCAAAGCTTTACCAGCTGCTTCTATCGGGAACTGACACTCTTACCGACACAG ACCCATTTGAAGGCCTTCTTCCCTCACTCGCCCCCAAATCTGCTGCTTCCGCTCTTGACACAGCCTCCAG AGGCGTCTGGGGAGGCTCGCAGGCGTCACCTGAACTGGCTCAGCAATTTATTACGCAGATTGACAGAGGGGGAAGAGGAGGCAGGTGGCAGTGGCAG CGATGGTGTTGGTGTCGTATTTGAGGCCT TCGTGCTGGTCCAGTGTTCCCACTGGGTGCACGAGGCCCTCCGGTTGCTGGCCACCACTGAGCCCCGAGACTGCCACCCCCTGTTGTGGCTGCTGACCTTTTACCACCACCCCACCAACAGGGGGCACCACAGAAATCAACATCTG GTAAACGTGCGACAAGTCTGGGAGCAGATGCGCATCCTTTTCTCAGCCGCTCATCTCGATGCCGCGGAGCCGCGCGCTGCTTTGCTAGCCGTCATCTCAACGGGCGCTCGGCGGCCATCGCCGTCATTGATCCTCGGCCTGGTGGTCAACTGCGCCGTTTTCTCCCGCCAGTCGCACGGGGTCTCCGCACGCATCGTGCGCACG GTGGCGGCTGCGTCCGGTTCGGTCAGTGAAGCGTTACGTGTGCTGAGCCTGCTGGAACGTCGCCTCAGCACGGGAAGCGGCAGCGGCCCCTCGTCGAGCGACAACCATGCGGCTTCTGTCAGGATCCATCAGCTTCAGAATGCGCTCGCCACCCCTGCGCTCCCACCGCGGCAACTGAACCTCCCTCAATCGGGAGTCACCCACCTCTCACACTCGCCCAG TTAG